From Streptomyces sp. NBC_01754, a single genomic window includes:
- the fsxC gene encoding FxsC protein produces MISLAPLLIRDASATQDGGRVYALTHRRADHRPYFFLSYAHTPGYGGGSDPDMWVERLFQDLCGHVMAMTDLPAGAAAGFMDREIRSGEGWSERLGAVLASCRVFVPLFSPRYFASVMCGKEWYAFEQRAIHHRARSNQPAEAIVPALWVPVPPSQLPGPAERLQFNHRDFGDRYVSDGLYGLIKLRLFAQDYERAVYELAKRIVSVADTVRIDTGRPLDYRLVPSAFGPPDSGAGAPRPMRITIAAPTRHDLPEGRSPEYYGDNPQEWNPYHPAAARPLAYVAEELVRSLNYQAVVTTFDEETGRPEGKQAPSTPEILLVDRWALQDEDCRRRLAAFDAENRPWVTMVVPWCRDDHQSRAAEAELIEKLERTMPVKMRQGRAFCRAAAKGVPTMEAFGQILPQVVEAAAQQYLRHATAYPPATGGRHSERTRLMGPMGLMGPTRFIPDRHDPATDAEDV; encoded by the coding sequence ATGATTTCTCTCGCGCCCCTCCTCATCAGGGATGCGAGTGCCACACAGGACGGGGGTCGTGTGTACGCGTTGACGCACCGGCGGGCGGACCATCGGCCGTACTTCTTTCTGAGTTATGCGCACACGCCGGGGTACGGCGGCGGATCGGACCCGGATATGTGGGTCGAACGGCTTTTCCAAGATCTTTGCGGCCATGTGATGGCCATGACCGATCTGCCCGCGGGGGCGGCCGCCGGATTCATGGACCGGGAGATCCGGTCCGGCGAGGGCTGGTCGGAACGTCTGGGCGCGGTGCTGGCCAGTTGCAGGGTCTTCGTACCGCTGTTCTCACCCCGGTACTTCGCCAGTGTGATGTGCGGCAAGGAGTGGTACGCCTTCGAGCAGCGGGCCATCCACCACCGGGCGCGCTCCAACCAGCCGGCGGAGGCGATCGTCCCCGCGCTGTGGGTGCCGGTGCCGCCGAGCCAACTGCCCGGCCCTGCCGAGAGGTTGCAGTTCAACCACCGGGACTTCGGCGACCGCTACGTCAGTGACGGCCTCTACGGACTGATCAAGCTCAGGCTGTTTGCCCAGGATTACGAACGGGCAGTCTACGAACTGGCCAAACGCATCGTCAGCGTGGCCGACACCGTACGGATCGACACCGGCCGGCCCCTCGACTACCGCCTCGTGCCCAGCGCCTTCGGGCCTCCCGACAGCGGCGCCGGTGCTCCCCGGCCCATGCGGATCACCATCGCCGCACCCACCCGTCACGACCTGCCCGAAGGCCGCAGTCCGGAGTACTACGGCGACAACCCGCAGGAGTGGAACCCGTACCATCCGGCCGCGGCCAGACCCCTGGCCTACGTCGCGGAGGAGCTGGTGCGCTCCCTCAACTACCAGGCCGTCGTCACCACGTTCGACGAGGAGACCGGCCGGCCGGAGGGGAAGCAGGCGCCCAGCACCCCGGAAATCCTCCTGGTGGACCGCTGGGCCCTCCAGGACGAGGACTGCCGCAGGAGGCTCGCCGCGTTCGACGCGGAGAACCGGCCCTGGGTGACCATGGTCGTGCCGTGGTGCCGCGACGACCACCAGAGCCGGGCGGCGGAGGCCGAACTGATCGAGAAGCTCGAACGGACGATGCCGGTCAAGATGCGGCAGGGGCGGGCCTTCTGCCGTGCCGCGGCCAAGGGGGTACCCACCATGGAGGCGTTCGGACAGATCCTCCCCCAGGTGGTGGAGGCGGCCGCCCAGCAGTATCTCAGGCACGCGACGGCCTATCCGCCGGCGACCGGAGGACGGCACAGCGAGCGGACGCGACTGATGGGGCCGATGGGGCTCATGGGCCCCACACGGTTCATACCCGACAGGCACGATCCTGCGACGGATGCGGAGGACGTATGA
- the fxsBH gene encoding radical SAM/SPASM protein FxsBH, inactivated beta-hydroxylase extension form, translated as MTGPAVPFREIVLKVHSRCDLACDHCYVYEHADQSWRTRPKAVSDHVISRTAQRLAEHAKTHALPSVSVILHGGEPLLAGPSRLRRVCEEFGSALAGVAELDLRIHTNGLQLSPRYLDLFDEFGVRVGISLDGDRAANDRHRRFADGRSSHPLVLRAVELLRQERYRHLNLGLLCTIDIENDPHAVLDALVALEPPLIDFLLPHATWEDPPPRPSGKPTAYADWLLAVFDRWQEQGRPVPVRIFSSVLSTLSGGPSLTESLGLAPTDLVVVETDGQLEQVDSLKSAYEGAAATGFDVFSHSFDEVAAHPGVRARQLGLAGVSETCRRCPVVRSCGGGLYTHRYSSAGGFDNPSVYCADLEALVGGIARGAAASAVSPVLTDRRELAAAQYDLTRTLLAGLHQALDGRAGDRWEQAWELAGALEETDEGAEGLERVLTHPYTRTWLLDVLEGLRAGRQDAVGQALRLPAYVAAAAVRAGLDVVVPAGYQDGRLLLPTLGELRIGAPGTSGAVRVRRSGDGFTVREEGGAERRIPFAEADGPGWLPVRHLCRAGAPSVALDDVDPYRDCFGAPAAPRLGPAGAAAWSETVAGAWALLTEAVPAYTADAAGSLTTLTPLRPGRNARRPHGYGAAGLSTAGGVRETARALLRELRRTRLRALLDVTDLYALDGAWTYPLPWERNSTVPFSGLLAETYERVGLLALGPDGGEEVLRALDTLDAAAEPTAGGTLLLNSLRAEAEGALGASGKKLLVNTPGHERVR; from the coding sequence ATGACAGGGCCCGCGGTGCCATTCCGCGAAATCGTTCTGAAGGTTCATAGCAGGTGTGATCTCGCCTGCGATCATTGCTATGTGTACGAACACGCAGATCAGAGCTGGAGAACCCGGCCCAAAGCAGTTTCTGATCATGTGATTTCCCGGACTGCGCAGCGTCTCGCTGAGCACGCCAAGACACATGCACTGCCCTCCGTGTCAGTGATCCTGCACGGAGGGGAACCACTTCTGGCCGGTCCCTCCCGTCTGCGGCGCGTCTGCGAGGAGTTCGGCTCGGCCCTGGCGGGTGTCGCCGAACTGGACCTCCGGATCCACACCAACGGCCTCCAGCTCAGCCCGCGTTACCTCGACCTGTTCGACGAGTTCGGCGTCAGGGTGGGGATCTCCCTCGACGGCGACCGCGCGGCCAACGACCGGCACCGGCGCTTCGCCGACGGACGCAGCAGCCACCCGCTCGTGCTCAGGGCCGTGGAACTGCTGCGGCAGGAGCGCTACCGGCATCTGAACCTCGGTCTCCTGTGCACCATCGACATCGAGAACGACCCGCACGCGGTCCTGGACGCGCTCGTCGCGCTCGAACCGCCGCTCATCGACTTCCTTCTCCCGCACGCCACCTGGGAGGACCCGCCGCCGCGCCCGTCCGGCAAGCCCACCGCGTACGCGGACTGGCTCCTCGCGGTCTTCGACCGCTGGCAGGAGCAGGGCAGGCCCGTCCCGGTGCGGATCTTCTCCTCCGTGCTCTCCACGCTGAGCGGCGGCCCCAGCCTCACCGAGTCCCTGGGGCTGGCCCCCACGGACCTGGTGGTGGTCGAGACCGACGGCCAGCTGGAGCAGGTGGACTCGCTCAAGAGCGCCTACGAAGGGGCGGCGGCCACCGGTTTCGACGTGTTCTCGCACTCCTTCGACGAGGTCGCCGCCCACCCGGGTGTCCGGGCGCGGCAGTTGGGCCTGGCCGGTGTCAGCGAGACGTGCCGCCGCTGCCCCGTCGTCCGCTCGTGCGGGGGCGGGCTCTACACCCATCGGTACAGCTCGGCCGGGGGCTTCGACAACCCGTCCGTCTACTGCGCCGATCTGGAGGCCCTCGTCGGCGGCATCGCGCGGGGCGCGGCGGCGTCCGCCGTATCGCCCGTGCTGACCGACCGGCGCGAGCTGGCGGCCGCGCAGTACGACCTGACCCGCACCCTCCTCGCCGGCCTGCACCAGGCGCTGGACGGCCGCGCGGGCGACCGGTGGGAGCAGGCGTGGGAGCTGGCCGGTGCGCTGGAGGAGACGGACGAGGGGGCCGAGGGGCTGGAGAGGGTGCTGACCCACCCCTACACGCGCACCTGGCTGCTGGACGTTCTCGAAGGACTCCGGGCCGGACGGCAGGACGCCGTGGGGCAGGCGCTGCGGCTGCCTGCGTACGTGGCGGCCGCGGCGGTGCGGGCCGGGCTCGACGTGGTGGTGCCGGCCGGGTACCAGGACGGCAGGCTTCTCCTGCCCACGCTCGGTGAACTGCGGATCGGGGCGCCCGGCACGTCGGGCGCGGTGCGGGTGCGCCGCTCCGGTGACGGATTCACGGTCCGTGAGGAGGGCGGCGCCGAGCGTCGGATCCCCTTCGCGGAGGCGGACGGCCCCGGCTGGCTGCCGGTGCGGCACCTCTGCCGGGCCGGGGCGCCATCCGTCGCCCTGGACGACGTGGATCCGTACCGCGACTGCTTCGGCGCGCCCGCGGCGCCCCGGCTGGGGCCGGCCGGAGCGGCCGCGTGGAGCGAGACGGTCGCCGGGGCGTGGGCGCTGCTGACCGAGGCCGTTCCCGCGTACACGGCGGACGCCGCCGGAAGCCTGACCACACTGACCCCGCTCCGCCCCGGGCGGAACGCACGGCGGCCGCACGGGTACGGGGCGGCCGGCCTTTCGACGGCGGGCGGTGTGAGGGAGACCGCACGCGCTCTGCTGCGCGAGCTGCGGCGGACCCGGCTGCGCGCGCTCCTGGACGTCACGGACCTGTACGCCCTGGACGGGGCATGGACATATCCGCTGCCATGGGAGCGGAATTCCACCGTCCCCTTTTCCGGTCTGCTGGCCGAGACCTATGAGCGGGTGGGTCTTCTCGCCCTCGGACCGGACGGTGGGGAGGAAGTGCTGCGGGCGCTCGACACGCTCGACGCCGCCGCCGAGCCGACCGCCGGGGGAACGCTGCTCCTGAATTCCCTCCGGGCCGAGGCGGAGGGGGCGCTTGGGGCAAGTGGGAAGAAGCTCCTGGTGAATACACCGGGTCATGAACGTGTTCGGTGA
- the fxsA gene encoding FxSxx-COOH cyclophane-containing RiPP peptide — protein MKTYESTPHFAVAKRRVPLAKIETSGGVAAAKMGRVLGAANGRPKQVSTFNSAL, from the coding sequence GTGAAGACCTACGAATCAACCCCGCACTTCGCCGTCGCGAAGCGTCGTGTGCCCCTCGCGAAGATCGAGACTTCCGGTGGCGTGGCCGCCGCGAAGATGGGACGAGTCCTCGGGGCGGCCAACGGTCGCCCGAAGCAGGTCTCGACCTTCAACTCCGCGCTGTAA
- a CDS encoding DUF4231 domain-containing protein, producing MTAIPGPLRSMVFRSADLPALFHRTDAEAVARRREAVNTTRGQLALLVLGTLPAALPWHLQVGGPVRLLDCVAVTAYVGVLMTTYLASRRKAKSHWQLNRSAAEFIKSNCWRYAVHGSPFDTGTPHPEAVFANRLEEGLQELRKVGWQDPREERDDEGGGLITASMRELRGKAFTVRKETYVRDRLIEQRRWYRRRQQVSRKGALVWSGAIAALTLPALVLSVLQALGNAGSFALTGSFSAAAAACLAWNEMRRHQPLVSAHSLVEEDLENMQAAMETTLTERQWAAAVFETERIVSPEHTDWLARHRM from the coding sequence ATGACGGCGATTCCCGGACCCCTGCGGAGCATGGTCTTCAGGAGCGCTGATCTGCCCGCACTCTTCCACCGCACCGACGCCGAGGCCGTCGCACGCCGGCGCGAGGCGGTCAACACCACCCGCGGACAACTGGCCCTGCTGGTCCTGGGCACCCTGCCCGCCGCGCTGCCCTGGCACCTCCAGGTCGGCGGCCCGGTGCGACTGCTGGACTGCGTCGCGGTGACGGCGTACGTGGGTGTCCTGATGACGACGTATCTCGCCTCCCGGCGCAAAGCGAAGTCGCATTGGCAACTCAACCGCTCCGCAGCGGAGTTCATCAAGTCCAACTGCTGGCGCTACGCCGTCCACGGCTCCCCCTTCGACACCGGCACCCCCCACCCGGAGGCGGTGTTCGCCAACCGGCTGGAGGAGGGGTTGCAGGAGTTACGCAAGGTGGGATGGCAGGACCCCCGGGAGGAGAGGGACGACGAGGGCGGCGGTCTCATCACCGCGTCCATGCGGGAGTTGCGGGGCAAGGCGTTCACCGTGCGCAAGGAGACCTACGTCCGGGACCGGCTGATCGAGCAGCGGCGCTGGTACCGCAGGCGGCAGCAGGTGTCGCGCAAGGGGGCGCTCGTCTGGTCGGGCGCCATAGCCGCCCTGACGCTGCCCGCCCTGGTCCTCTCCGTGCTCCAGGCGCTCGGCAACGCCGGGTCCTTCGCCCTGACCGGGTCGTTCTCCGCCGCCGCTGCCGCCTGCCTCGCCTGGAACGAGATGCGGCGCCACCAGCCGCTGGTGTCGGCGCACTCGCTGGTGGAGGAGGACCTGGAGAACATGCAGGCGGCCATGGAGACCACCCTGACCGAACGGCAGTGGGCGGCGGCGGTCTTCGAGACCGAGCGGATCGTCAGCCCCGAGCACACGGACTGGCTGGCCCGCCACCGGATGTGA
- a CDS encoding S1 family peptidase: MRIKRTTPHGKNPKRTRTAAVTAAVVTGLAAVTAQAVPAAGAGTAETYSTDQLLAAGQAVLDADVAGTAWDPDPVGGRLVVTVDSTVSQADIERIKQTAGAQAGALRIERTPGRLRTLVSGGDPVHTGGWRCSLGFNVRKGEASYFLTAGHCTEGAGTWYADPGRTVVLGVTGGSSFPGDDYGIVRYTNDLVAKEGAVGGQDITGAADAAVGMRVTRRGSTTGVHTGTVTGLGATVNYGGGDIVRGLIRTDVCAEPGDSGGPLRSGSRAVGLTSGGSGNCTTGGTTFFQPVKEALSAYGVTLY; encoded by the coding sequence GTGAGGATCAAGCGCACCACCCCCCACGGAAAGAACCCGAAACGCACCAGGACGGCCGCCGTCACCGCCGCCGTCGTCACCGGCCTCGCCGCCGTGACCGCCCAGGCCGTGCCCGCGGCCGGTGCCGGCACCGCCGAGACGTACAGCACCGACCAACTCCTCGCGGCGGGACAGGCCGTGCTCGACGCCGACGTCGCCGGTACCGCCTGGGACCCCGACCCGGTGGGCGGGCGGCTCGTCGTCACCGTGGACAGCACCGTCTCGCAGGCCGACATCGAAAGGATCAAGCAGACCGCGGGGGCCCAGGCGGGCGCCCTGCGCATCGAACGCACCCCCGGAAGGCTCCGCACACTCGTCTCGGGCGGCGACCCCGTCCACACCGGTGGCTGGCGGTGCTCCCTCGGCTTCAACGTGCGCAAGGGGGAGGCGTCCTATTTCCTGACGGCCGGTCACTGCACCGAGGGCGCCGGTACCTGGTACGCGGACCCCGGGCGGACCGTCGTCCTCGGCGTCACCGGCGGTTCCAGCTTCCCCGGCGACGACTACGGCATCGTGCGCTACACCAACGACCTCGTCGCCAAGGAGGGTGCGGTCGGCGGCCAGGACATCACCGGGGCCGCCGACGCCGCGGTGGGCATGCGTGTCACCCGCCGCGGATCCACCACCGGCGTCCACACGGGCACCGTCACCGGCCTCGGCGCCACGGTCAACTACGGCGGCGGGGACATCGTGCGGGGCCTCATCCGCACCGACGTATGCGCGGAGCCGGGTGACTCCGGCGGCCCGCTCCGTTCCGGCTCCCGGGCCGTCGGGCTCACCTCCGGCGGCAGCGGGAACTGCACCACGGGGGGCACGACCTTCTTCCAGCCCGTCAAGGAGGCGCTGAGCGCGTACGGCGTCACCCTGTACTGA